The following coding sequences lie in one Leishmania panamensis strain MHOM/PA/94/PSC-1 chromosome 19 sequence genomic window:
- a CDS encoding hypothetical protein (TriTrypDB/GeneDB-style sysID: LpmP.19.0470), with translation MLTRLSLNRILAPSANSSLCKARPLLTMSAHQPLRCAQRRCATKAEAKASTGAKQQATSATGGAAETKIASQHPASHGPQRKDWRTHKEVVYVKGVPAKGSLFKLPLAEQFIICLVFSIAGSAAVYLVRPQIRYLCHNGFLGLTDEAGWWNGPWLYRLMYCLIMFPSYSLILFVVGGLFGRRIWFSFMIHKMWSRFLTRNASRRLEHLLDLQHY, from the coding sequence ATGCTCACTCGACTCAGCCTGAACCGCATTCTCGCGCCTTCGGCGAATTCCTCGCTCTGCAAGGCGCGACCATTACTGACGATGTCTGCGCATCAgcctctgcgctgcgctcAGCGGCGATGCGCCACCAAGGCCGAGGCCAAGGCATCCACTGGGGCGAAGCAGCAAGCAACCTCGGCTACCGGCGGGGCTGCAGAGACGAAGATCGCGTCTCAGCACCCGGCTTCGCACGGTCCGCAGCGCAAGGACTGGCGCACGCACAAGGAAGTTGTCTACGTCAAGGGTGTTCCGGCGAAGGGAAGCCTCTTCAAGCTGCCACTGGCGGAGCAGTTCATCATTTGCCTTGTCTTCTCCATTGCTGGGTCAGCCGCAGTGTACCTCGTGCGGCCGCAGATTCGTTACCTCTGCCATAACGGCTTTCTCGGGCTCACTGACGAGGCGGGGTGGTGGAACGGGCCGTGGCTCTACCGCCTCATGTACTGCCTCATCATGTTCCCCAGCTACTCACTCatcctcttcgtcgtcgGTGGGCTGTTTGGGCGTCGCATCTGGTTCTCCTTCATGATCCATAAGATGTGGTCCCGCTTCCTCACACGCAATGCGTCGCGGCGCCTGGAGCACTTGCTGGACCTGCAGCACTATTAA
- a CDS encoding hypothetical protein (TriTrypDB/GeneDB-style sysID: LpmP.19.0480), whose translation MEKTINIFGRGTPAGEAIYRCYVAPSKPSTLDPELAALLARRRQEREVAEAAQVHPKPIPKSKAPVHRPRVGLRRRPTEEEYARWRLSNISHRRSKVAIEAEEEARRGIPQSVNDRFTRPAITDAEKDRLADVMAYGAELPKPKEFTGAQRVRLHRLNPRAELEDRFARLRQIAQEVQSELAQLRQGSLGVGASSPSGGNAVDDVLDAQARLSERRSRGDGSDSVTASPHPLVTATSPGAAATSDVLNIGGTRVGRHGGNRMSKIERCQRERELQSHLDTVIAEMEAVDRELSRLPISS comes from the coding sequence ATGGAGAAAACTATCAACATCTTTGGTCGCGGCACACCCGCTGGCGAGGCAATTTACCGCTGCTATGTTGCCCCCTCCAAACCCAGCACGCTCGACCCTGAGCTCGCAGCCCTGCTGGCGCGTCGACGCCAAGAGCGGGAGGTCGCCGAGGCAGCTCAGGTGCACCCGAAGCCTATTCCAAAGTCGAAGGCGCCGGTCCACCGGCCCCGCGTTGGTCTGAGAAGGCGGCCAACCGAGGAGGAATACGCGCGCTGGCGGTTGAGCAATATCTCGCATCGCCGCTCCAAGGTTGCCatagaggcagaggaggaggcgcgcagAGGGATACCGCAGTCCGTCAACGACCGCTTCACCCGCCCGGCTATCACGGACGCCGAGAAGGATCGGCTGGCGGATGTCATGGCCTACGGTGCTGAACTGCCCAAGCCAAAGGAGTTCACCGGGGCGCAGCGAGTccgccttcaccgcctcaACCCGCGCGCTGAACTCGAAGATCGGTTCGCGAGGTTGCGTCAGATCGCacaggaggtgcagagcgagctcgcgcagctccgacAGGGTAGCCTTGGTGtcggcgcctcctcgccctctgGCGGCAATGCGGTTGATGATGTGCTTGATGCTCAAGCGCGACTCTCCGAGCGCCGCTCTCGTGGAGATGGCAGCGACTCCGTCACCGCCTCTCCGCATCCGCTGGTGACGGCCACTTCgcctggcgccgccgccaccagcgaTGTGCTCAACATCGGTGGCACTCGTGTTGGCCGTCACGGCGGCAACCGCATGAGCAAAATTGAACGATGCCAACGGGAACGGGAACTGCAGAGCCACCTGGATACGGTGATTGCCGAAATGGAGGCGGTAGACCGGGAGTTAAGCCGACTCCCCATTTCCTCGTAG
- a CDS encoding hypothetical protein (TriTrypDB/GeneDB-style sysID: LpmP.19.0460) — MLRFCPLGRLDALAPLQLQPRRSYATGARSTAQEQRYYTEPLRAPKYGISTIVGRQRSKVGAANAAATASGVAPSPMAEEIAAGLGHRIGVVHPNTVTRCLDVNRSPREQLVCLITSHCRPVRYNGAGVPVDGSLLLLPWQEQLRLCTAILAALYITKTFFDVMRFELLYYGVWKVCYRNDDSLMKRLLYYGSTAMLGVGLLFSFSLNFFLSACLVGRREIAGQMVCNVFAYVIPRRTLQRLTNRRGC, encoded by the coding sequence ATGCTCCGCTTCTGCCCTCTCGGCCGCCTTGACGCCctcgcaccgctgcagctccaacCGCGTCGCTCCTACGCCACTGGGGCACGCTCCACCGCACAGGAGCAGCGCTACTACACAGAGCCGTTGCGCGCCCCCAAGTACGGCATCAGCACCATCGTGGGCCGTCAGAGGAGCAAGGTCGGGGCGGCGaacgctgctgcgacggcgtcTGGAGTGGCCCCGTCGCCCATGGCGGAGGAGATCGCCGCTGGTCTTGGCCACAGGATCGGCGTGGTGCATCCTAATACCGTGACACGCTGCCTGGACGTGAACCGGTCACCCAGGGAACAACTCGTATGCCTTATCACCTCCCACTGCCGGCCAGTTCGTTACAACGGCGCCGGCGTGCCCGTGGAtgggtcgctgctgctgttgccgtggcaggagcagctgcggctgtgcacTGCTATCCTCGCGGCGCTATATATCACCAAGACTTTCTTCGACGTGATGCGCTTCGAGCTGCTTTACTATGGTGTGTGGAAGGTGTGTTACCGCAACGACGACTCCTTGATGAAACGTCTGCTCTACTACGGCTCAACGGCTATGCTTGGGGTTGGGCTGCTCTTCAGCTTCAGTCTGaactttttcctctctgcgtgtttgGTGGGGCGCCGTGAAATTGCTGGGCAGATGGTATGCAATGTTTTTGCCTACGTGATACCACGCCGTACGCTACAGCGGCTGACGAACCGAAGGGGgtgctga